The sequence below is a genomic window from Falsibacillus pallidus.
ATAATTCCTTGTTTTCGGAAGCATCTTCTTTTTCATCCTTCTCTTTGTCGTCAGCATCAAGACCCAGGTCTCCGCTTGAAACGGATTTGAACTCTTTGTCCTCATAGTTCATGAGCATCTTGATGGCAAACTCATCGATATCCTCTGTGAAATAGAGGATTTCATACCCTTTATCCGCTACCATCTCTGTCTGAGGAAGCTTCTCGATCCGCTCATAGGATTCACCGGAAGCATAATAGATGTACTTTTGGTCTTCAGGCATCCTTGAAACATATTCAGCTAACGAGACCATTTTCTTCTCTTTGGAAGAGTAGAAAATCAATAAGTCCTTCAAGTCGTCCTTATTGCTGCCAAAATCGCTGTATACACCGAACTTCAACTGTCTGCCAAAAGATTTGAAGAATTCCTCATACTTTTCGCGGTCATCCTTCATCATCGCTTGCAGCTGGTTTTTGATTTTATTTTTGATATTCTTTGCAATCAGCTTCAACTGCTTATCCTGCTGAAGAATTTCACGTGAAATGTTCAAGGACAGGTCCTCAGAATCCACCATCCCTTTCACAAAGCTGAAATAGTCAGGCAAAAGATCCGCACATTTCTCCATGATCAATACACCGTTCGAATACAGCTCAAGCCCCTTTTCGAACTCCTTGGAGTAGTAGTCGAATGGAATCTGCTCCGGAATGAACAGGATCGCATTGTAGCGGACAGCCCCGTCCACGCTGATGTGGATATGCTTTAATGGCTTGTCGAACCCGTAGCGCTTCTCATTATAGAAATTCTCGTAGTCCTCATCCTTCAATTCATTCTTATTCTTCCTCCAGATCGGCACCATGCTGTTGATGACCTGTTCTTCCGTATAATCTTCAAACTCATCCTCGCTGCCTTCTTTCGGCCTTCTACCCGTCACATCCATTTTGATTGGGTAGCGGATGAAATCGGAGTATTTCTTGATAATCGCTTTCAGACGATATTCTTCTAAGTACTCATCATAGGATTCATCTTCTGTGTTCTCTTTGATGGTTAAAATGATTTCCGTACCGACTCCATCTTTTTCACATGTGTCGATCGTATAGCCGTCAGCGCCCTCAGATTTCCACTGATAGGCCGTGTCGCTTCCGAGAGCCTTGGTCCTTACAGTCACGACATCTGCAACCATAAACGCTGAATAGAAGCCCACACCGAATTGCCCGATGATATCATGGCCGTCCTTTGCTTCATTCTCCGTCTTGAATGCCAAGGATCCGCTTTTCGCAATCACACCCAGATGCTCTTCAAGCTCGTCCTTCGTCATTCCGATTCCGGTATCACGGATCATCAGCGTGCGGTTGTCCTTATCAGCAATAACCTTTATGTAGTAGTCCTCTTTATTGAAGCTGAGAGATTCATCTGTCAAAGCCCTATAATAAATCTTATCGATCGCATCACTCGAATTGGAAATCAACTCTCTCAGAAAAATTTCCTTCTGCGAATAAATGGAGTTGATCATCATTTCTAATAGTCTTTTAGATTCTGCCTTAAACTGCATCTTTTCCATAGAAATCCCCTTTCAGATTGACATTCTTCATCTTATTTTAGCACTCATGCCACAAGAGTGCTAATCCCATTTATTTAATATCATATTTTTTCAATTGGTGTCAATATGGTTATGGAAATTTTACAAAAGGTGGCTGTCACGACCCGACTTTTGTCGAATGATGAAAATAGACCCCTGATTTTAGGAGTCTATTTATTCAATTGGGGAATATTTGGACACTTTGAGAAGTTCTAGAGTGGGGTTCGTGTTCATTGATGATTATTTTAAACACTTTATTTCGATGAATATGATTTTTCGTGTTCATTCAGAGGTGATTCAGACACATTGGTAAGCTAGTTGCTTGAGTTCGTGTTCATTAAGAACCGAATTGAACACTTTGTAAGGCAACTGTTCGATTTTCCTGTTCATATGGTATTATTCCACCTGATAATGGCAGGACTTACCCTTTCCTACTAATAAAAAATGGTGCTTTAATATTCGGCATATAGCTCTTCTCGAAACCACCATGCCACACCATTCATAGATGGCAGTGGTCGTAATCATACGTTCAGGAAAAAGCAGCCTGAATTCCTGAACACTCCTAAGCACCGCAGCATCAACTTCTTCTTTACTTTGACAATCATCACAGCCTAATGCGTTTTTGTGAACTAGCCTGGTCGCAATAGACCCACAGTTACAGCAGACAATTCCTTTTCTCAACTGATCAAATTGATAAGCAGGTACTCTTGTAAATCGGGATTTATTCATATGATGGGAAACGATTTTTTGAGCAATTTGATGAGAGGTACGCGGTACGGCAGGCAGCACATGAAGTTTATTCTTAAATCGATTGAGCTGACTGGGGAAAACGATGGGAAGTTCTCGAGAGGAGTTGTATAAATGAAATTCCGGGTTCATGAAGATAATGCAGGATTCAATGGGCAGCATAACACCAATGTCTTTAAGAAACTGCCGCAGCAAGGATTCACTTCTTTTCAACTGAAGAACAGGACTTTTTATCTCGTTATGCCCCATCGTATACCAACGGTCAGCCTCCAGATAAAAATCCCCTTCGTAATTTTTGATTTCAAAGAGATAGATTTTATTATGAGCGATTCCAAGAGAATCAATCTGAAATGTGGTATGGGTGACTTCAAATAATAAATCGCATAAAATCAGCAAATTTATTGAACCTTCCTGCAGCCATTCATCAAATTGCACCTCGCCTAAAAATCCTTTTGCCAGGTTTCCATAATAATTGTTTTCGTCCTCGGAAAAGTCAGTTCTTGCTTGTAGATAATTGTAAACCTCTAATTCAATCGGTATCTTTCGTTGTTTTAAAAACATATCTCAGCTCCCCTCTTTTTTAATACTTCCATTTTATGTGAAACAGATTAATCACTCAAGCCATTCTTCCAAATGAAACTTTTTAAAAAAATAACTCGTCAAAGCATAAAGGAGTGATTCCATGATTAAAAAACACAAATTATTAATCTGCTTTTCTATGCTATTATCGATCTTATTCATATTCGGCTGCAGCAATGGATCAAATAAAGATCACATTCCATTTAAAATGATTGCCAGTGAGAAAACACTCCCTTCCAACTTTAGAGATATTGCATTTGAAAGTAAGGAGACACCTTCTTATTTATATTTAGTAAAAAAAAAATTGAAAACCAATCTGACTATAAAAAAACTTGGGAGCAATTCGCCTTTAAAGATAAAGCCACCAAGATAGACTTTAATAAGAATACTGCTTTTTTCATTGGAGTCATAGAATCTGGCAGCTGTCCTTTTAATATTGACTATATTAAGAAAAGCCCTGACAATAAAACATTGACTATCCCCTTGACAACCCAAGCAGACGCCTGCATTGCAAATGCAACACCAAGGTCATATGTCATCCAAATGGATAAAAAAATCTCCGATATAGTCAAAAGCGTCATTATTGAAGAAAGTCGAACCAAAACTGAGGTCCCCATTGAAAAATAATTCATCACACAAAGGGAAGCTCTGAACTATCAGAGCTCCCTTCTTATAATGCAAAAAAAGAACCCCAATCATAATTGGAGTTCTTTCATAATGATCATTATTGATACCGGTGGCCGGGGTCGAACCGGCACTCCCGAAGGAACACGATTTTGAGTCGTGCGCGTCTGCCAATTCCGCCACACCGGCATAATGAGAAATGTGTTGGTCAGACAAGAATTATATTATCATAAAATAATAAAAATCGTCAAGAGTTCTACTGGTAAAATTAAAGAATGCTCTCATGTCATATTGAATCCTATATGATTGAAACTACCTTCAAAATCAAATAATCATAACAAAAATAAAAAACACTCTTGAATGATCAAGAGTGCTTTCTATGATACCGGTGGCCGGGGTCGAACCGGCACTCCAGAGGAACACGATTTTGAGTCGTGCGCGTCTGCCAATTCCGCCACACCGGCAAGTTCTTATGGAGGCGCCAACCGGATTTGAACCGGTGATAAAGGTTTTGCAGACCTCTGCCTTACCACTTGGCTATGGCGCCAT
It includes:
- a CDS encoding nuclease-related domain-containing protein, which translates into the protein MFLKQRKIPIELEVYNYLQARTDFSEDENNYYGNLAKGFLGEVQFDEWLQEGSINLLILCDLLFEVTHTTFQIDSLGIAHNKIYLFEIKNYEGDFYLEADRWYTMGHNEIKSPVLQLKRSESLLRQFLKDIGVMLPIESCIIFMNPEFHLYNSSRELPIVFPSQLNRFKNKLHVLPAVPRTSHQIAQKIVSHHMNKSRFTRVPAYQFDQLRKGIVCCNCGSIATRLVHKNALGCDDCQSKEEVDAAVLRSVQEFRLLFPERMITTTAIYEWCGMVVSRRAICRILKHHFLLVGKGKSCHYQVE
- the htpG gene encoding molecular chaperone HtpG, which gives rise to MEKMQFKAESKRLLEMMINSIYSQKEIFLRELISNSSDAIDKIYYRALTDESLSFNKEDYYIKVIADKDNRTLMIRDTGIGMTKDELEEHLGVIAKSGSLAFKTENEAKDGHDIIGQFGVGFYSAFMVADVVTVRTKALGSDTAYQWKSEGADGYTIDTCEKDGVGTEIILTIKENTEDESYDEYLEEYRLKAIIKKYSDFIRYPIKMDVTGRRPKEGSEDEFEDYTEEQVINSMVPIWRKNKNELKDEDYENFYNEKRYGFDKPLKHIHISVDGAVRYNAILFIPEQIPFDYYSKEFEKGLELYSNGVLIMEKCADLLPDYFSFVKGMVDSEDLSLNISREILQQDKQLKLIAKNIKNKIKNQLQAMMKDDREKYEEFFKSFGRQLKFGVYSDFGSNKDDLKDLLIFYSSKEKKMVSLAEYVSRMPEDQKYIYYASGESYERIEKLPQTEMVADKGYEILYFTEDIDEFAIKMLMNYEDKEFKSVSSGDLGLDADDKEKDEKEDASENKELFEAMKDLLSDKVKAVRASKRLKSHPVCLTAEGELTIEMEKILRAMPDAQNQQIKADKVLEINVNHEVFKSLKDSFENDKEKLALYTNLLYSQALLIEGLPLHDPVEFSNDICKVMV